A window of the Phaseolus vulgaris cultivar G19833 chromosome 5, P. vulgaris v2.0, whole genome shotgun sequence genome harbors these coding sequences:
- the LOC137834641 gene encoding F-box protein At5g07670-like: protein MVLAMHLSDPKSKTLIPNSTLILMDRTLLLSDEILIRIFQKLPDSQRNSNSLVCKRWLNIQGRLVRTLRLLDWNFVLSGRLTHRFPNLNHVDLVPGSFASPQNSATIVVSNKQVSLRVNSTWRVGNLLPSEAVDAGLRSLSGGCPNLRKLEVAGASEEGISTVGSECATLQELELQRCDDAVLRGVAACRNLQILKLVGSLKGFYDSVVSDIGFTILAQGCRRLVKLELVGCEGSFDGVKAIGQCCVMLEELVIVDHRMDDGWLAGVSFCENLKTLRVQSCKVIDGSPGLEEHLGCCEALERLHLQKSQLRDKSGVGALFSVCRNAREIVLQDCWGLDNSTLSLAIVCRRVKLFYVEGCSLLTTEGLESVIEHWKELECLRVESCKNIKDSDISPELATLFSTLKELKWRPDTKYLYPSDMGIGMGKKGGKFFKRT from the exons ATGGTCCTCGCCATGCATCTCTCTGACCCGAAATCCAAAACCCTAATTCCCAATTCCACGCTAATACTAATGGACCGAACGCTGCTCCTCTCCGACGAGATTCTCATCAGAATCTTCCAGAAGCTTCCAGATTCGCAGCGAAACTCTAATTCCCTCGTCTGCAAGCGCTGGCTGAACATCCAGGGTCGGTTGGTCCGAACCTTGCGGCTCCTCGACTGGAACTTCGTCCTCTCGGGTCGGTTAACCCACCGCTTCCCGAACCTGAACCACGTCGATTTGGTTCCGGGTTCGTTCGCTTCGCCGCAAAACTCAGCCACCATTGTAGTTAGTAACAAGCAGGTTTCGCTGCGCGTGAATTCCACGTGGCGCGTGGGGAATCTGCTACCCAGTGAGGCCGTTGACGCGGGTCTCAGATCGCTCTCCGGCGGCTGCCCCAATCTGCGGAAGCTCGAGGTCGCCGGTGCCAGCGAAGAGGGGATTTCGACCGTCGGTTCCGAGTGCGCCACGCTGCAGGAGCTCGAGCTGCAGCGGTGCGACGACGCCGTCTTGCGCGGCGTCGCGGCGTGTCGGAATTTGCAGATTTTGAAGTTGGTTGGGAGTTTGAAAGGGTTCTATGACTCCGTGGTTTCGGATATTGGGTTCACGATTCTGGCGCAGGGGTGTAGGAGGCTGGTGAAGTTGGAGCTTGTTGGGTGTGAGGGGAGTTTCGATGGGGTTAAGGCGATTGGGCAGTGCTGTGTGATGTTGGAGGAGTTGGTGATTGTTGATCATAGGATGGATGATGGGTGGCTCGCGGGGGTTTCTTTTTGCGAAAATTTGAAGACTTTGAGGGTTCAGTCGTGTAAGGTGATTGATGGAAGCCCTGGGTTGGAGGAGCATTTggggtgctgtgaggcccttgAAAGGTTGCATTTGCAGAAGAGCCAGTTGAGGGATAAAAGTGGCGTGGGAGCGTTGTTTTCGGTGTGTAGGAATGCTAGGGAGATTGTTCTTCAGGACTGCTGGGGGTTGGATAATAGCACCTTGAGTTTGGCTATTGTTTGCAG GAGGGTGAAATTGTTTTACGTGGAAGGATGCTCATTGCTTACAACAGAAGGTTTGGAGTCCGTAATTGAGCACTGGAAGGAGCTAGAGTGCCTTAGAGTGGAGTCATGTAAAAATATAAAGGACAGTGATATCTCTCCTGAACTTGCAACCTTGTTTTCTACTCTCAAAGAGTTGAAATGGAGGCCAGATACAAAATACCTTTACCCTTCTGATATGGGCATAGGCATGGGAAAGAAAGGTGGTAAATTTTTTAAGAGAACATGA